In the genome of Thermus antranikianii DSM 12462, the window ATGGGGCCTGGGGGATTTTCTCCTGGGGCTCGGCCTTCTTTTCTATGCAGGGTTGCGCCTGGGGCTTGGGGCTTGGGACTACCTGGCCTTCGCCGGATACTGGGTGCTGGGGGCCTTGATGCTCTATAGCCTCTGGTTCCTCCTGGCCACCACCAGCATCTGGTTCGTGAAGATCTACAACGTCACCGAGGTCCTTAGGGGGCTACTGGAGGCGGGCCGGTTTCCCGTGGGGGCCTACCCGGCCTTGTACCGGGTTTTCTTCACCTTCGTGGTACCCGTGGCCTTCCTCACCACCGTGCCCGCCCAGGCCGCCCTAGGAAGGGGAGAGGTTCCCCTTCTCGCCTCGGGCCTGGCTCTTTTCCTGTTCCTCCTCGCCCGGGGGTTTTTCCGCTTCGCCCTAAGGAGCTACACCTCGGCGAGCAGTTAAAATCCCCCCTATGGGGTCGGCGCTTCTGGCTCTGGTGGTGGCCTACCTCTTCGGCTCCATTCCCGCCGGGGTTCTGGTGGCCAGAACCTACGGGGTGGACATCCGCAAGGTGGGTTCGGGCAACATCGGGGCCACCAATGTCCTCAGGGCCTTGGGGCCTGGGCCCGCCTTGATGGTGGCCTTCTTTGATGTCTTCAAGGGTGGGGTGGCCGTCTTGATCGCGCGGGCGGTGGGGATAGAGGGACCCCTTTTGGGCGGGGTGGCTTTGGCGGCGGTGCTGGGCCACAACTACTCCCTGTTTTTGGGGTTTAGGGGGGGAAAGGGGGTGGCCACCAGCTTCGGCACCCTCCTCTTTCTGGATCCCATCCTGGCCCTGTGGACCTTCCCCATCGGGGTGTCGGTGATGCTCCTCACCCGGTACGTGTCCGCGGGGAGCATGACCGGGGGGGTGGCGGCCATGGTTTTGGCCCTGGCCCTTTCCCGCCCCCTTTGGGAGGTGGTCACCGTGGGCCTCATGGCCCTTCTCATCTTCTGGACCCACCGGGAAAACTTGAAGCGTCTCCAGGCGGGAACGGAAAGGCGCCTGGGGGAGAAGGAGGGAGGTCATGCTTGACCTCCTGGTCCTTGCTCCTCATCCCGACGACGGGGAGCTGGGATGCGGGGGTACCCTGGCCCGGGCCAAGGCCGAGGGGCTCAGCACGGGGATTTTGGACCTCACCCGGGGGGAGATGGGTTCCAAGGGT includes:
- a CDS encoding ABC transporter permease encodes the protein MFPVRYLRVFLLFLRLSLAAEMEYRLNFLLGLLSSALTLLGALFGLVLLYQGGYRPGGWAWEEALLVLAAFTLLQGLGGTLLAPNLNKIVEHVQQGTLDFVLLKPLDPQFWLSLRVFSPWGLGDFLLGLGLLFYAGLRLGLGAWDYLAFAGYWVLGALMLYSLWFLLATTSIWFVKIYNVTEVLRGLLEAGRFPVGAYPALYRVFFTFVVPVAFLTTVPAQAALGRGEVPLLASGLALFLFLLARGFFRFALRSYTSASS
- the plsY gene encoding glycerol-3-phosphate 1-O-acyltransferase PlsY; this translates as MGSALLALVVAYLFGSIPAGVLVARTYGVDIRKVGSGNIGATNVLRALGPGPALMVAFFDVFKGGVAVLIARAVGIEGPLLGGVALAAVLGHNYSLFLGFRGGKGVATSFGTLLFLDPILALWTFPIGVSVMLLTRYVSAGSMTGGVAAMVLALALSRPLWEVVTVGLMALLIFWTHRENLKRLQAGTERRLGEKEGGHA